One stretch of Neosynechococcus sphagnicola sy1 DNA includes these proteins:
- a CDS encoding aromatic ring-hydroxylating oxygenase subunit alpha — protein sequence MKSLIPLSFYSNAEVFEAEKCHLQNLWSFVCLTIDLENHNDFLTKEIGGHSVVIQNFHGELKAFENVCSHRFSRIRQCSHGNGLLKCPYHGWVYDTEGVPCGIPNYQNFEGFSEEIRQSLRLQSWQLETCGKFIFIRYSKDHYPLKDYLAEIYNLLIDYSEAMNKRIDEYQMSIQANWKIVVENTLDNYHLPAVHANSFGKFGSVEGQYCFFQPHSTYLARPKSHSSKKKANPNSAVQSILKVDGYQHNLIFPSLLLSTFSGLSMSIHAISPISPSETIVHVHTFTGKLQHPQLDEVFREMYGEPTAQLVQSVWKEDQPICEQVHLGLINSQGRESMYCKDECRIYDFQTSYLKLFNSHGDIGR from the coding sequence ATGAAATCACTAATTCCACTTTCATTTTATTCTAATGCAGAAGTATTTGAAGCAGAAAAATGTCACCTTCAAAATCTATGGAGTTTTGTATGTCTCACCATAGACTTAGAAAATCACAATGACTTCCTTACTAAAGAAATTGGGGGTCATTCCGTCGTTATTCAGAACTTTCACGGAGAGCTGAAGGCATTTGAGAATGTATGCTCCCATCGTTTCAGTCGAATCCGTCAGTGCTCCCATGGAAATGGACTTCTAAAATGTCCTTATCACGGCTGGGTTTATGATACGGAAGGAGTACCTTGCGGGATTCCAAATTATCAAAATTTTGAAGGTTTTTCAGAAGAAATTCGTCAGTCTTTACGTTTACAGTCTTGGCAGCTTGAAACCTGTGGAAAATTTATCTTTATTAGATATTCTAAGGATCATTACCCTCTAAAAGATTACCTTGCAGAAATTTACAATTTGCTTATTGATTACTCAGAAGCAATGAACAAGAGGATTGACGAATATCAAATGAGTATTCAGGCTAATTGGAAGATCGTTGTTGAAAATACTTTAGACAATTATCATCTTCCAGCTGTTCATGCTAATTCCTTTGGGAAATTTGGCTCTGTAGAAGGTCAGTACTGTTTTTTCCAGCCTCATTCTACCTATCTAGCTAGACCAAAATCACATTCTAGTAAAAAGAAAGCTAATCCTAATTCTGCGGTTCAATCTATATTAAAGGTTGACGGATATCAACATAACTTGATTTTCCCATCCCTTCTTCTGTCTACCTTTTCTGGTCTTTCAATGAGTATTCATGCCATTAGCCCTATCAGTCCCTCTGAGACAATTGTTCATGTTCATACTTTCACGGGGAAATTGCAACATCCACAGTTAGATGAGGTCTTTCGTGAAATGTATGGTGAACCAACTGCTCAGCTGGTGCAAAGTGTCTGGAAAGAAGATCAGCCCATCTGTGAGCAGGTTCATTTGGGACTCATCAACAGCCAAGGGAGAGAAAGTATGTACTGCAAGGACGAATGTCGAATTTATGATTTTCAAACATCCTATCTTAAGCTGTTTAATTCTCATGGAGATATCGGCAGATAG